The following proteins are encoded in a genomic region of Mahella australiensis 50-1 BON:
- a CDS encoding UxaA family hydrolase, which yields MNYKALIINKDDNVAVALDNLSADDLVDIRCGEDVLYYKVIEAIPKYHKFAIMSIPARQKVIKYGETIGEATQNIPIGAHVHVHNVRSLRGYTES from the coding sequence ATGAACTATAAGGCGTTGATTATAAACAAAGACGATAATGTGGCTGTTGCATTGGATAACTTAAGTGCTGATGATCTTGTGGATATAAGATGTGGAGAAGACGTATTGTATTATAAAGTTATAGAAGCCATACCCAAATATCATAAATTTGCCATAATGAGTATACCGGCAAGACAGAAGGTAATCAAATACGGAGAAACTATAGGCGAGGCTACGCAAAACATTCCGATTGGAGCGCATGTGCATGTTCATAATGTCAGAAGTTTAAGGGGGTACACTGAATCATGA
- a CDS encoding dihydrodipicolinate synthase family protein, producing MLEGVITPIVTLFDKQGYVDYDAESHLVEYLLSKGINGILFMGSTGEFPYLSMDERKEFIDFAVKQVNHRVKVLVGTGSTYGRESLELTQYASKTGADYAMVITPYYFNYEDDTYYRYYEFLANNSDIPIMIYNYPALTGYCITPGIFKNIIEHIPAVVGIKDTIDSLSHIRAIIDVAQSVQRGVHVFCGFDDYLLPTLSLGGSGVIGGISNFAPDVLVGLYKEYRNGNITGIERQNRTLSHLMKLYGLWRPGSTVIKEALLAANIISEDNMADRIPAGRMPYDKLYELKTILRTYL from the coding sequence GTGCTCGAAGGGGTCATAACACCGATAGTAACCCTATTTGATAAACAGGGATACGTTGATTATGATGCAGAATCGCATCTCGTAGAATATTTGTTAAGCAAGGGCATAAACGGAATATTGTTTATGGGTAGCACTGGCGAGTTTCCATATCTTTCAATGGATGAACGCAAAGAATTCATTGATTTTGCTGTTAAACAGGTCAATCATCGCGTAAAGGTGCTGGTGGGAACAGGCTCCACATATGGCCGAGAATCGCTTGAGTTAACCCAATATGCCTCCAAAACAGGGGCCGATTATGCTATGGTCATAACTCCTTACTATTTTAATTATGAAGATGACACATATTACCGATACTATGAGTTCTTAGCCAATAATTCGGATATCCCCATAATGATTTATAATTATCCAGCCCTTACAGGTTATTGTATTACCCCAGGCATTTTCAAAAATATCATAGAACACATACCGGCGGTGGTTGGCATAAAGGATACTATAGATAGCTTAAGCCATATAAGGGCTATTATAGATGTGGCTCAAAGTGTGCAACGGGGGGTGCATGTATTTTGCGGCTTTGACGATTATCTCTTACCCACATTAAGCCTGGGAGGGAGTGGGGTTATCGGTGGCATATCGAACTTTGCGCCCGATGTATTGGTCGGATTGTACAAAGAGTATAGAAACGGCAATATAACTGGGATAGAGCGCCAAAACAGAACGCTTTCACATCTGATGAAGCTATACGGATTGTGGAGACCGGGTTCTACCGTCATAAAGGAGGCATTATTAGCTGCCAACATAATAAGTGAGGATAATATGGCTGACCGCATACCAGCAGGCAGGATGCCGTACGATAAATTGTATGAACTTAAAACGATCTTGCGTACATACTTGTAA
- a CDS encoding lactate racemase domain-containing protein, translating to MSFIDEILEPIYIPPFYKVTQHFPRPVLSDLEDTISDELKKPGTIDRILPGQRIAIAVGSRGIANLPTIVKVLAQYIKQAGAYPFIIPAMGSHGGATGPGQQKVLESLGITEASVNAPIISDMDVMEIAQSEYGHPVYMDRNAFNSDGIIIINRIKPHTAFRGIYESGLMKMITIGLGKQKGAETCHALGFKYMAQFVPAIAKAALSAANILFGLAVLENAYDETYKIIAIPAETIPDIEPQLLNEAKAHMPCIMFDPIDVLIIDEIGKNISGDGMDPNITGRYPTPYASGGPSVSKMVILDLTEATHGNANGLGTADMTTKRAYEKIDWEQTYPNALTSTVTGPVKLPMVLKNDRQAIQAAVKTCNAPVLENVRMVRIKNTLKLEEILISQALLDEALSNPKIDIVSGPFMLPFDSNGNLL from the coding sequence ATGTCGTTTATAGACGAAATACTAGAACCTATATACATACCGCCGTTTTATAAGGTTACTCAGCATTTTCCCAGGCCTGTTTTATCAGACCTTGAAGATACAATATCCGACGAACTCAAAAAGCCCGGCACTATCGACAGAATATTGCCCGGCCAACGCATAGCAATAGCGGTAGGCAGTCGCGGCATAGCCAATCTGCCCACCATTGTAAAAGTATTGGCACAGTATATCAAGCAAGCAGGTGCATATCCGTTTATCATACCTGCTATGGGCAGCCATGGCGGGGCTACCGGCCCTGGTCAACAAAAAGTGTTGGAAAGTTTGGGCATTACTGAAGCTTCTGTCAATGCCCCCATAATCTCCGATATGGATGTCATGGAAATAGCCCAATCCGAATACGGCCATCCCGTATACATGGATAGAAACGCTTTTAACAGTGATGGAATTATTATAATAAACCGGATAAAACCTCATACGGCCTTTCGTGGGATTTATGAAAGCGGCCTTATGAAAATGATAACCATAGGCCTGGGTAAACAAAAAGGCGCCGAAACGTGCCATGCTTTGGGCTTTAAGTATATGGCTCAGTTCGTGCCAGCTATCGCGAAAGCTGCTTTGTCAGCAGCAAATATATTATTCGGATTGGCTGTACTGGAAAATGCATATGATGAAACATATAAAATCATTGCTATACCGGCCGAAACCATCCCCGATATAGAACCACAACTGCTCAATGAAGCCAAGGCACATATGCCTTGCATAATGTTTGATCCCATCGATGTTCTTATTATAGATGAAATAGGCAAAAACATCAGCGGCGACGGTATGGACCCGAATATCACCGGTCGTTACCCCACTCCATACGCAAGCGGCGGCCCATCGGTTAGCAAAATGGTGATACTAGATTTAACCGAGGCTACTCATGGAAATGCTAACGGACTGGGAACGGCGGATATGACCACCAAGCGCGCATATGAAAAAATCGATTGGGAACAAACCTATCCTAATGCCCTTACATCTACGGTAACCGGCCCGGTAAAGTTGCCTATGGTGTTAAAAAACGATCGGCAAGCCATACAGGCTGCTGTGAAAACATGCAATGCGCCTGTACTGGAGAATGTACGCATGGTGCGTATAAAGAACACTTTGAAGCTCGAAGAAATATTGATATCACAGGCATTGTTGGATGAAGCCCTGTCCAATCCCAAAATAGATATAGTCAGCGGACCTTTTATGCTCCCCTTCGATAGTAACGGAAACTTATTATAA
- the spoIID gene encoding stage II sporulation protein D — protein sequence MGRIILWVVVLVIIATVVFPFIIVNISINHFTPAEQDRADDDKIGMSLDDIQSIKINFYNEKAGKLEEIPLEEYIKGVVAAEMPALFEPEALKAQAVAARTYAVNKMKIFGKGGCDKHPGADICSDSAHCQAWESVDEQKKKWGMLNYYAYSKKIAQAVDDTAGEIITYDDQPILPAFHAISGGKTENSGDVWSQNLPYLKSVTSDGEESAPKFTAEKDISVQNFISSFKTHYPNANINAKNIKNSISILDTSEGGRVKDIKVGDVTIKGTEFRSIYDLNSTNFKIYFNGNNIKIVTIGYGHGVGMSQYGANSMAKNGSTYQEILKHYYTGVEIKDIASVYTQK from the coding sequence CACCCGCCGAACAAGACCGAGCTGACGATGATAAAATAGGCATGTCGCTGGATGACATTCAGTCTATTAAAATAAACTTTTATAACGAGAAAGCCGGAAAGCTTGAAGAGATACCTTTGGAGGAGTATATTAAGGGTGTGGTGGCAGCGGAAATGCCGGCGTTGTTCGAGCCGGAAGCTCTAAAGGCTCAAGCAGTAGCAGCGCGTACGTATGCGGTAAATAAAATGAAAATTTTCGGCAAAGGGGGTTGCGATAAACATCCAGGAGCCGATATATGCAGTGACTCAGCGCATTGCCAGGCGTGGGAATCTGTGGACGAACAAAAAAAGAAATGGGGTATGTTAAATTATTACGCATACAGTAAAAAGATAGCCCAAGCCGTGGATGATACGGCGGGTGAGATAATTACATACGATGATCAACCTATATTACCTGCTTTCCATGCCATAAGCGGTGGGAAAACCGAAAACTCAGGTGACGTATGGTCGCAGAACCTGCCATACCTGAAAAGCGTTACAAGCGATGGGGAGGAGAGCGCGCCCAAGTTTACCGCCGAAAAAGATATATCTGTTCAAAACTTTATTAGCAGCTTTAAAACCCACTATCCTAACGCTAACATTAATGCAAAAAATATCAAAAACTCCATAAGCATCTTAGATACCAGCGAAGGCGGCCGGGTTAAGGATATAAAAGTAGGCGACGTTACAATAAAAGGCACAGAATTTCGCAGCATATACGATCTTAATTCTACCAATTTTAAGATATATTTTAACGGTAACAACATAAAAATAGTAACCATAGGCTATGGCCACGGCGTGGGCATGAGCCAATACGGGGCCAATAGCATGGCTAAAAATGGAAGCACTTATCAGGAGATACTTAAACACTATTATACCGGTGTGGAGATAAAAGATATAGCCAGTGTATATACCCAAAAGTAG